A window from Triticum aestivum cultivar Chinese Spring chromosome 6D, IWGSC CS RefSeq v2.1, whole genome shotgun sequence encodes these proteins:
- the LOC123143453 gene encoding uncharacterized protein, whose product MTARLRRSPAASPLDDDDLLCEILLRLPPQPSSLPRASLVCKRWRRLVSDTGFSRRFRLRHRRNPPLLGFFDRDLSFSPTLEAPNRVPPGRFSLQRDDDDDDRFVPLGCRHGLVLIYIPARLQILVWDPVTADQHYIAIPPAVAACPGKARINGAVFRAAGDVQHFQVVSVMAYGDDHQHRRALACVYSSKTGLWGDPISTPLPYRAVQADAISVPTLVFADDAVLAGDSLHWLLAGNFNGILEFDLEKQRLAVIRLPEEVNCLKLVRAEGGGLGLLGRSVTNCMTQLWKRESNCDGVAPWVLGRTIDLDRILSVKPELKGTFAGATAILGLAEDNNLLLLWTITGLVVIHLESLKFKKLFRTNTFFQYHAFEGVYTAAETDIAGGHDGANLWHST is encoded by the exons ATGACggcccgcctccgccgctcgccggcggcgTCCCCGCTGGACGACGACGACCTGCTCTGCGAGATCCTCCTACGCCTCCCCCCGCAGCCCTCCTCCCTCCCGCGCGCCTCCCTCGTCTGCAAGCGCTGGCGCCGCCTCGTCTCCGACACCGGATTCTCCCGCCGcttccgcctccgccaccgccgcaacCCTCCTCTCCTCGGCTTCTTCGACAGGGACCTCTCCTTCTCACCTACTCTGGAGGCCCCCAACCGTGTCCCTCCCGGCCGCTTCTCCTTGcagcgcgacgacgacgacgacgaccgctTTGTGCCCCTTGGATGCCGCCATGGCCTCGTGCTCATCTACATTCCTGCGCGTCTTCAGATCCTGGTGTGGGACCCCGTCACCGCCGACCAGCACTACATCGCCATTCCCCCTGCGGTTGCGGCATGCCCGGGGAAGGCTCGGATCAACGGGGCGGTGTTTCGCGCTGCGGGAGACGTCCAGCACTTCCAGGTGGTCTCGGTAATGGCATATGGTGATGACCATCAACATAGACGAGCGCTCGCCTGCGTTTACTCGTCGAAGACCGGCTTATGGGGAGATCCCATCTCAACACCCCTTCCATACCGGGCAGTCCAGGCTGATGCAATCAGTGTTCCTACTCTCGTTTTTGCGGATGACGCTGTGCTGGCTGGAGATTCCCTTCACTGGCTGCTTGCTGGGAATTTCAATGGCATTCTCGAGTTCGATTTGGAGAAGCAGAGGCTAGCTGTGATACGGCTGCCAGAGGAGGTCAACTGCTTGAAGCTTGTGCGGGCAGAGGGTGGTGGGCTTGGTCTCCTCGGGAGGTCAGTCACAAACTGCATGACCCAGTTATGGAAGAGGGAGTCCAATTGTGATGGTGTTGCTCCATGGGTGCTAGGAAGGACTATTGATCTGGACAGGATACTTTCCGTGAAACCAGAGCTGAAAGGGACCTTTGCAGGGGCCACTGCAATATTAGGGCTTGCAGAAGACAATAATTTGTTGTTGCTTTGGACAATTACCGGCCTCGTCGTGATCCATCTTGAGTCGTTGAAGTTCAAGAAGCTTTTCAGAACTAATACGTTTTTTCAGTATCATGCTTTCGAAGGTGTCTACACTGCTGCAG AAACTGACATCGCTGGTGGACATGATGGAGCTAATCTTTGGCACAGTACATAA